Proteins co-encoded in one Bacillus sp. FSL H8-0547 genomic window:
- a CDS encoding YdhK family protein, which translates to MKKSMMLALAAAFSLTLAGCANENEGQKKEESSEHAGHEGMNHSGSGELPEGLKEAENPAFEKGSKAVMNADHMEGMGGAEATIAGAYDTTVYTVSYTPEGGGDPVTDHKWVIHEEIKDAAEEPYKEGDKVTLAADHMEGMDGAEATIDSAEETTVYMVDFVPSDGGEEVKNHKWVTESELSAAE; encoded by the coding sequence ATGAAAAAATCTATGATGCTTGCTCTTGCTGCAGCTTTTTCGCTGACGCTTGCAGGGTGTGCGAATGAAAATGAAGGGCAGAAGAAGGAGGAGTCTTCTGAGCATGCCGGTCACGAAGGCATGAACCACTCAGGTTCAGGCGAGTTGCCTGAGGGTTTGAAGGAAGCTGAAAATCCTGCGTTTGAAAAAGGAAGTAAAGCTGTTATGAACGCTGACCACATGGAAGGCATGGGCGGTGCGGAGGCGACCATTGCGGGTGCATATGACACAACTGTTTATACCGTTTCCTATACTCCAGAAGGAGGCGGAGATCCGGTAACAGACCATAAATGGGTCATTCATGAAGAAATTAAAGATGCAGCTGAAGAGCCATACAAAGAAGGAGACAAAGTGACCCTTGCAGCCGATCATATGGAAGGTATGGACGGAGCTGAGGCAACGATTGACTCAGCCGAAGAAACGACTGTCTACATGGTTGATTTTGTTCCTTCAGACGGCGGCGAAGAAGTGAAGAATCACAAGTGGGTGACAGAAAGCGAGCTTTCTGCCGCTGAATAA
- a CDS encoding dipeptide ABC transporter ATP-binding protein: MTKPLLKVEKLTKHFPITGGVLGRKVGAVKAVNDLSFEVYEGETLGIVGESGCGKSTMGRLLLKLIEPTDGSVSFREEQLLTKSPKEMRKMRRELQMVFQDPYASLNPRMTVERILEEPLIVHGIGSKEERRKKVKEMLGIVGLDEAYGKRYPHQFSGGQRQRIGIARALMTNPKLIIADEPVSALDVSIQSQILNLLKDLQKEFSLTYIFISHDLGVVRHISDRLGVMYLGSLVELADSEKVYADPLHPYTKALLSAVPLPDPEAVKEQIVLKGDLPSPSDPPKGCAFHTRCPACFEPCMVKKPEWKEVKEGHYVACHLYE, from the coding sequence ATGACGAAGCCTTTGCTTAAAGTAGAAAAGCTCACAAAGCATTTCCCGATTACGGGAGGGGTTCTCGGCAGAAAAGTGGGAGCGGTAAAAGCGGTTAATGACCTGTCCTTTGAAGTGTACGAAGGAGAAACCCTAGGGATTGTCGGGGAATCCGGCTGCGGCAAATCAACGATGGGGCGCCTATTGCTTAAGTTGATTGAGCCGACAGACGGATCGGTCTCCTTCCGCGAGGAGCAGCTGTTAACGAAATCTCCTAAGGAAATGAGAAAAATGAGGCGGGAGCTGCAGATGGTCTTCCAGGATCCTTATGCTTCCCTGAACCCGAGGATGACCGTTGAACGAATTCTTGAAGAGCCGCTCATTGTCCACGGAATCGGCAGCAAAGAAGAACGCCGCAAAAAGGTGAAAGAGATGCTTGGGATTGTCGGGCTTGATGAAGCCTACGGCAAGCGCTACCCTCATCAGTTCAGCGGAGGACAGCGCCAGAGAATCGGGATTGCAAGAGCGCTGATGACAAATCCGAAGCTCATCATTGCAGACGAGCCGGTCTCTGCCCTTGATGTATCCATCCAGTCGCAAATCCTGAATCTGCTGAAGGATCTGCAGAAGGAATTTTCCCTGACGTATATTTTCATCTCCCATGATCTCGGGGTTGTCCGCCATATAAGCGACAGACTCGGAGTCATGTATTTAGGCAGTTTAGTAGAACTTGCAGACAGCGAAAAGGTGTATGCAGATCCGCTGCACCCGTACACGAAGGCGCTTCTGTCGGCTGTGCCGCTGCCTGATCCGGAAGCGGTAAAAGAGCAGATAGTGTTAAAAGGGGATCTTCCTAGCCCGTCTGACCCGCCAAAAGGGTGCGCGTTTCACACGAGGTGCCCGGCATGCTTTGAACCATGCATGGTCAAAAAGCCGGAATGGAAGGAAGTTAAAGAAGGTCATTATGTCGCATGTCACTTGTATGAGTGA
- a CDS encoding ABC transporter permease, producing MSLPALQEEKTAIIKQEKVITPFQQKLRLFLQNKLAIAGSVLVLFFIFIAIAAPLIAPQGIDDQELSKRLLPPSSEHWFGTDDFGRDIFSRVLFGARISLWVGFFSVLGSAVIGTLLGILAGYYGRVIDSIISRVFDIMLAFPSILLAIAIVAILGPSLQNALIAIAVINIPNFGRLIRAKVLSVKEEEYIMAAKALGTSDTRILFVHVLPNSLSPIIVQASLAIATAIIEAAALGFIGLGAQAPNPEWGKMLADAKQYLVQAPWTLFFPGIAIMLTVLGFNLMGDGLRDALDPKGKH from the coding sequence ATGTCACTGCCGGCACTTCAAGAAGAAAAGACAGCCATCATCAAACAGGAAAAGGTCATCACCCCTTTTCAGCAGAAGCTCCGTTTATTTCTGCAAAATAAACTCGCGATCGCAGGAAGTGTTCTCGTATTATTTTTTATCTTTATTGCCATAGCTGCCCCGCTTATTGCACCGCAGGGCATTGATGATCAGGAGCTTTCAAAACGCCTGCTTCCTCCGTCATCCGAGCATTGGTTTGGAACAGATGACTTTGGAAGAGATATTTTCTCAAGGGTATTATTCGGCGCGCGTATATCCCTTTGGGTGGGATTTTTCTCCGTCCTTGGATCAGCTGTGATCGGAACGCTGCTTGGAATCCTTGCCGGATATTACGGCCGCGTCATCGACAGCATCATTTCAAGGGTGTTTGACATCATGCTCGCGTTCCCAAGCATCCTGCTTGCCATCGCGATCGTAGCCATCCTTGGCCCATCCCTTCAAAATGCCCTGATTGCTATCGCCGTCATCAACATTCCGAACTTTGGAAGACTGATCCGGGCAAAGGTTCTCAGCGTAAAAGAAGAAGAGTATATCATGGCCGCCAAAGCCCTTGGCACAAGTGATACACGGATCCTTTTCGTGCACGTGCTGCCAAACAGCCTTTCGCCCATTATCGTACAAGCCTCCCTGGCCATCGCAACGGCCATCATCGAGGCAGCTGCCCTAGGCTTCATCGGACTCGGAGCCCAGGCCCCGAACCCTGAGTGGGGCAAAATGCTCGCAGATGCTAAGCAGTACCTGGTACAGGCACCATGGACACTCTTCTTCCCTGGTATTGCCATCATGCTGACGGTTCTTGGCTTTAACCTAATGGGGGATGGATTGCGTGATGCTTTGGATCCTAAGGGGAAGCATTGA
- a CDS encoding ABC transporter substrate-binding protein — MKKKSLLVSIMFVLLLSAALMGCSSDSSSSEGGDGGSSEKKQDSLVFGRGGDSTSLDPITTTEGEAFKVTVNVFETLLNYGEQDTTVQEGLATKWEVSEDNLTYTLTLREGVKFHDGTDFNADAVVFNFERWMNGDADKFPYYTMFGGFKKDEGHVIKEVKADGANKVVFTLKRPQAPFLKNLAMSPFGIASPAAIEKHGDKFRENPVGTGPFKFVEWKPNDRIVLEKNEDYWMEGYPKLNQVIFKSIPENSARLNALQTGEIDLMDGVNPSDTKSISSNSDLQTFERPSMNIGYVGLTTNRKPLDNKLVRQALNHAVDKQGIIDSFYGGLAEPAKNPMPPSLEGYNDDIEPYPYDLEKAKALLAEAGFPDGFKMELWAMPVPRPYMPEGMKVAEVIKSSFAKIGVEAEIKTYDWATYLDKAAKGEADSFMLGWTGDNGDADNFLYTLLDKDSIGSNNYTYYSNDELHDILIEAQSNADQEKRNELYKKAQEIIKEDAPWIPLAHSTPILAGSSKLTNFKPHPTGSDILTKVEFK; from the coding sequence GTGAAAAAGAAAAGTCTGTTAGTCTCAATTATGTTTGTGCTGCTTTTATCAGCTGCCTTGATGGGCTGCAGTTCTGACAGCTCTTCATCAGAAGGCGGCGACGGCGGAAGCAGTGAAAAGAAACAGGACAGCCTCGTTTTTGGACGCGGCGGTGACTCTACTTCTCTTGATCCGATTACAACAACAGAAGGGGAAGCCTTCAAAGTAACAGTCAACGTTTTTGAAACACTCTTAAACTATGGTGAACAGGATACAACAGTACAGGAAGGCCTTGCAACGAAATGGGAAGTGTCAGAAGATAACCTGACTTACACGCTTACTCTAAGAGAAGGCGTCAAATTCCATGACGGCACAGACTTCAATGCAGACGCGGTTGTCTTCAACTTTGAACGCTGGATGAACGGGGATGCAGACAAATTCCCTTACTACACAATGTTCGGCGGCTTTAAAAAGGACGAAGGACATGTCATTAAAGAAGTAAAAGCAGACGGCGCCAACAAAGTTGTTTTCACATTAAAACGCCCTCAGGCTCCGTTCTTGAAGAACCTTGCCATGTCTCCATTCGGCATTGCAAGCCCGGCAGCCATCGAGAAGCACGGAGACAAATTCAGAGAAAATCCGGTTGGAACCGGCCCGTTTAAATTTGTAGAGTGGAAGCCAAACGACAGAATCGTTCTTGAAAAGAATGAAGACTACTGGATGGAAGGCTATCCGAAATTAAATCAGGTTATCTTCAAATCGATTCCTGAAAACTCAGCACGCCTAAATGCCCTTCAAACAGGCGAAATCGACTTAATGGATGGCGTCAACCCATCTGATACGAAATCTATTTCAAGCAACAGCGACCTTCAGACGTTTGAACGTCCGTCTATGAACATTGGCTACGTCGGCCTGACAACAAACCGCAAGCCGCTTGACAACAAGCTTGTGCGCCAGGCGCTGAACCATGCGGTTGACAAGCAGGGCATTATCGATTCTTTCTACGGCGGACTTGCAGAGCCTGCGAAAAATCCAATGCCTCCGTCACTTGAAGGCTACAATGATGACATTGAGCCTTATCCGTATGATCTTGAAAAAGCGAAAGCCTTACTTGCAGAAGCCGGCTTCCCGGATGGATTCAAAATGGAGCTTTGGGCAATGCCTGTTCCTCGTCCATATATGCCTGAAGGAATGAAAGTAGCGGAAGTCATCAAATCAAGCTTTGCCAAAATCGGCGTTGAAGCAGAAATCAAAACGTACGACTGGGCTACTTACCTTGATAAAGCGGCAAAAGGGGAAGCTGACTCATTCATGCTTGGATGGACAGGCGACAACGGTGATGCCGACAACTTCCTTTACACGCTTCTTGACAAAGACAGCATCGGCAGCAACAACTACACGTACTACAGCAACGATGAGCTTCATGACATTTTAATTGAAGCACAATCCAATGCTGATCAGGAAAAACGAAACGAGCTATACAAAAAAGCACAGGAAATCATTAAAGAAGATGCACCTTGGATTCCGCTTGCCCACTCTACGCCAATCCTGGCCGGAAGCAGCAAGCTGACGAACTTCAAGCCGCATCCAACAGGTTCTGACATCCTGACAAAGGTCGAATTTAAGTAA
- a CDS encoding glutamate synthase-related protein → MRENWSPSKFKDFHNAEHDACGIVSVIEKRKVPTKENIDLCIDALVTMNHRAGFINGEGDGVGIHIDIPRALWKEKLENAGLDPALAERGDFIVGHLFLSKNENPDTLKKEIRQLLSDKNFELLFETDKVTTSSALGPIALQEEPLFWQFAVIPAGNSDSLNKDLFELTIQIEKNHHVHVASLSQHAAVYKVMGAGDVLPKFYHDLANPLAASTMTLGHNRYSTNTLSTFFRVQPFSLLGHNGEINTIAKLRDEARIMDVPLTDGGSDSQDLNRTIETLVAREGYSLFEALDVLFPPIINEIKAYPDHLKDLYTYIREAWGHFAQGPAGIISRFADEAVFSVDALGLRPLWKVESVSSYIFASEPGIIPNSLYAGEPKPLGPGEKLGLKWKEDEMELFEYPSLQEEVYKRFSSRLEVDGYRERLLHPVSKGKCSASPIFKVHNGHYAAFGWDREHIQLLEQMAEKGAEPIRSLGHDGPLAAIHPDRKNIADFIKESVAVVTNPAIDRDRESEHFSIRSVVGKRPSLTEQHDKTAMIELPSPLLLEGKLGIMASEQIDQLPYEEVIDYFSKEKQLHVLSAVYTEDETLKDALNRMKLEAIHAVNDGAVLLVLDDREAHQNGKLWIDPHLVTSVIDQALVKESLRRNCSILLRTGAVRSLHDIMVAYGLGANLISPYILFATVAEEESAKPAVNLYESLNKGLEKVISTIGIHELRGYGRLFSAIGLNEEIEKELNIVNFLGSPSLKFNFESMKADAIERSSDFENEKARPSKTFHIFPRIWKAIGDVAKSGDYEGYREKLTEQEESNPITIRHLTDLKKGKSSVPKDKVNIGVGDHSLPFVIASMSFGSQNEVAFRAYAEAAEQLNMVSLNGEGGEIKDMLGKYPRTRGQQIASGRFGVNAELLNSSNLLEIKIGQGAKPGEGGHLPGSKVTAKIAESRNATIGSDLISPSNNHDIYSIEDLAQMISELKTANDQAKVSVKVPVVPNIGTIAVGIAKAGADIITLSGFDGGTGAARIHALQHVGLPVEIGVKAAHNALLEAGLREKVELWADGGIKSAMDVMKVMLLGANRVGFGTLSMIAIGCTTCRGCHLDTCHVGIATQIESEAQAKEHGLRRFVPRKYDPSVEGLVNLFSAFGSELQTLTASLGFTNLQDLVGRSDLLEQTRGKDEMDLSLLLETLEIQNLSHKEVAASLESKRLAVAAGAEYLDYDESELHSSREFSSVTSEQRILGSRVSCHRVRGRLDGSYRKLDDIELHYKEGSIPGNGLGAYNSSGINIRVEGGAQDGTGKTSFGGTIQVFKSKGADGNYYNGSVGKGFGYGAQSGLLLVQGNADARAGIRLSGADMIIGGKITKPIPAEENGNIGVNANIKGFAFEYMTNGRGLVLGDPGPWICAGMTGGVVYVRHQPQLGLTKQALERRVAKGAKIEISSLNAKGKNDVTELLTTYIESLEKHGQRDEANELKPLLNAVGDHFIQLVPVKEQADPSVSTE, encoded by the coding sequence ATGAGAGAAAACTGGAGCCCAAGTAAGTTTAAGGACTTTCACAACGCAGAGCATGACGCTTGCGGCATCGTGTCAGTCATCGAGAAAAGGAAAGTCCCGACAAAAGAAAATATCGACCTCTGTATTGATGCCCTCGTGACGATGAACCATCGTGCAGGTTTCATCAATGGCGAAGGTGACGGAGTCGGCATCCATATCGACATTCCAAGAGCTCTTTGGAAGGAAAAGCTTGAGAATGCAGGCCTTGACCCGGCGCTTGCCGAGCGCGGAGATTTCATTGTCGGCCACCTGTTTCTATCCAAAAACGAAAACCCGGATACACTTAAAAAAGAAATCAGGCAGCTTCTTTCTGATAAAAACTTCGAACTTCTATTTGAAACGGACAAAGTAACAACTTCATCTGCACTTGGACCCATCGCTTTACAAGAAGAACCTCTCTTTTGGCAATTTGCCGTGATTCCTGCTGGAAATTCTGATTCCCTGAATAAGGATCTATTTGAGCTGACGATACAAATCGAGAAAAATCATCATGTGCATGTGGCATCGCTCAGCCAGCATGCAGCCGTCTACAAAGTAATGGGAGCAGGAGATGTTCTTCCGAAGTTCTATCATGACCTTGCAAACCCGCTTGCAGCGTCAACGATGACTCTTGGCCATAACAGGTATTCTACGAATACGCTTTCTACTTTTTTTCGCGTGCAGCCATTCAGCCTGCTTGGCCACAACGGAGAAATCAACACCATTGCCAAGCTTCGCGATGAAGCAAGAATCATGGATGTCCCGCTTACCGACGGCGGCAGTGATTCCCAGGATCTGAACAGAACGATTGAAACGCTTGTCGCACGAGAAGGATACAGCCTCTTTGAAGCACTTGACGTTCTGTTCCCTCCTATTATTAATGAAATCAAAGCTTATCCAGATCATCTGAAGGATTTATATACGTACATCCGCGAGGCATGGGGACACTTTGCACAGGGACCTGCCGGCATTATTTCAAGATTTGCCGATGAAGCTGTCTTCAGTGTCGACGCACTTGGCCTTAGACCGCTTTGGAAAGTGGAATCTGTTTCTTCCTATATTTTCGCATCAGAGCCGGGAATCATTCCGAACTCCCTTTATGCGGGCGAACCAAAGCCGCTTGGACCCGGAGAAAAACTTGGCCTTAAGTGGAAAGAAGATGAGATGGAATTGTTTGAATATCCATCCCTTCAGGAAGAAGTCTACAAGCGTTTCTCAAGCAGACTTGAAGTGGACGGCTACAGAGAACGGCTTCTGCACCCTGTCAGCAAAGGCAAATGCTCTGCTTCGCCTATTTTCAAAGTCCACAACGGACATTATGCTGCTTTCGGCTGGGACCGCGAGCATATCCAGCTGCTTGAGCAAATGGCTGAAAAAGGCGCTGAGCCGATCCGCTCGCTTGGACACGACGGACCGCTTGCAGCCATCCATCCGGACCGGAAAAACATCGCAGACTTCATTAAAGAAAGTGTTGCGGTTGTTACGAATCCGGCGATTGACCGTGACCGCGAATCCGAGCACTTTTCAATCCGATCGGTTGTCGGCAAACGTCCTTCGCTGACAGAGCAGCATGATAAAACGGCGATGATTGAACTGCCGTCACCGCTTCTGCTTGAAGGCAAGCTAGGCATTATGGCTTCTGAGCAGATTGACCAGCTGCCATATGAAGAAGTCATTGACTATTTTTCAAAAGAAAAGCAGCTTCACGTCCTTTCAGCTGTCTACACAGAAGATGAAACGCTTAAAGACGCTCTCAACCGCATGAAGCTTGAAGCCATTCATGCCGTAAATGACGGCGCTGTCCTGCTTGTCCTTGATGACAGAGAAGCACATCAAAACGGCAAGCTCTGGATTGATCCGCATTTGGTCACATCTGTCATTGATCAGGCCCTTGTAAAGGAAAGCCTGCGCAGAAACTGTTCGATCCTTCTCCGCACAGGGGCGGTCAGATCCTTGCATGACATTATGGTGGCTTATGGATTAGGAGCAAATCTGATCAGCCCGTACATTCTGTTTGCGACGGTTGCTGAAGAAGAATCGGCGAAGCCTGCGGTCAATTTGTATGAGTCATTAAATAAAGGCCTTGAAAAAGTCATTTCGACGATCGGCATTCATGAGCTGCGCGGATACGGAAGACTCTTCTCCGCTATCGGGTTGAATGAAGAAATTGAAAAAGAACTGAACATCGTTAACTTCCTTGGCTCTCCTTCTTTGAAATTCAATTTTGAAAGCATGAAGGCAGATGCAATTGAACGAAGCAGCGATTTTGAAAATGAAAAAGCACGTCCGAGCAAAACGTTCCACATCTTCCCGCGGATCTGGAAAGCAATCGGCGATGTGGCGAAATCCGGAGATTATGAAGGCTACCGCGAAAAGCTGACAGAGCAGGAAGAAAGCAATCCGATTACAATCCGCCATCTGACTGATCTGAAAAAAGGAAAGTCTTCTGTCCCTAAAGATAAAGTCAATATTGGCGTCGGCGATCACAGCCTTCCGTTTGTCATCGCCTCCATGTCATTCGGTTCGCAAAATGAAGTCGCGTTCCGCGCATATGCAGAAGCGGCAGAGCAGCTGAACATGGTGAGCTTAAACGGTGAAGGCGGCGAGATTAAGGATATGCTCGGGAAATACCCGCGTACCCGCGGCCAGCAGATTGCGTCAGGACGCTTTGGCGTAAACGCCGAGCTTCTGAACTCATCAAACCTGCTTGAAATCAAGATTGGCCAGGGTGCAAAGCCTGGTGAAGGCGGACATCTTCCAGGTTCAAAAGTAACAGCAAAAATTGCTGAATCACGGAATGCTACAATCGGTTCTGACCTTATTTCTCCGTCAAATAACCATGACATCTATTCGATTGAAGATTTGGCGCAGATGATTTCAGAGCTGAAAACAGCCAACGATCAGGCGAAGGTTTCTGTAAAGGTTCCTGTTGTTCCAAACATCGGGACAATCGCAGTGGGAATCGCAAAAGCCGGCGCTGACATCATTACACTCAGCGGTTTTGACGGCGGAACAGGTGCTGCGCGTATTCATGCCCTTCAGCACGTCGGTCTTCCTGTTGAGATCGGGGTAAAGGCGGCGCACAACGCCCTGCTTGAAGCCGGTCTCCGTGAAAAAGTGGAGCTTTGGGCAGACGGCGGCATCAAGAGTGCGATGGACGTCATGAAGGTCATGCTGCTTGGCGCCAACCGCGTCGGCTTCGGTACTCTTTCAATGATTGCCATCGGCTGTACAACATGCCGCGGCTGTCATTTGGATACATGCCATGTTGGTATTGCGACACAAATTGAGTCCGAAGCACAGGCGAAAGAGCACGGTCTTCGCCGATTTGTTCCTAGAAAGTACGACCCGTCTGTAGAAGGACTCGTGAACCTGTTCAGCGCGTTCGGTTCAGAGCTTCAGACATTGACTGCTTCCCTTGGCTTTACAAATCTTCAGGACCTTGTCGGACGCTCTGATCTTCTTGAACAGACCCGAGGCAAGGATGAAATGGACCTGTCCCTTCTTCTTGAGACGCTTGAAATCCAGAACCTCTCACATAAAGAAGTGGCAGCAAGTCTTGAAAGCAAGCGTCTTGCAGTTGCTGCAGGAGCAGAGTACCTTGACTATGACGAAAGCGAACTTCACAGCTCAAGAGAATTTTCAAGCGTTACATCCGAGCAGCGCATTCTCGGCAGCCGCGTTTCCTGTCACAGGGTCCGCGGACGTCTTGACGGTTCATACCGCAAACTTGACGATATTGAGCTGCACTACAAAGAAGGTTCTATTCCGGGCAACGGACTTGGCGCCTACAACTCAAGCGGCATCAATATCCGCGTAGAAGGCGGCGCCCAGGACGGCACGGGTAAAACGTCCTTTGGCGGTACGATTCAGGTCTTCAAATCAAAAGGAGCAGACGGAAACTATTACAACGGTTCTGTCGGAAAAGGCTTCGGTTACGGTGCACAGAGCGGCCTCCTTCTCGTTCAGGGGAATGCAGATGCGCGTGCAGGCATCCGCTTATCAGGTGCCGACATGATCATCGGGGGAAAAATCACAAAGCCAATCCCTGCAGAGGAAAATGGCAATATCGGGGTAAATGCCAACATAAAAGGATTTGCATTTGAGTATATGACGAACGGACGCGGACTTGTCCTCGGCGATCCTGGACCATGGATCTGTGCAGGCATGACCGGCGGCGTCGTGTACGTCAGACACCAGCCCCAACTCGGCTTAACAAAACAGGCGCTAGAGCGCCGTGTTGCCAAAGGCGCCAAAATCGAGATCTCATCTCTGAATGCAAAAGGCAAAAACGATGTAACAGAGCTTCTGACAACTTACATCGAATCACTTGAAAAACACGGACAGCGTGATGAAGCAAATGAACTGAAGCCGCTTCTGAACGCAGTCGGAGATCACTTCATTCAGCTTGTTCCAGTTAAAGAACAGGCAGATCCATCTGTATCGACTGAGTGA
- a CDS encoding aromatic acid exporter family protein, whose translation MKLGARIIKTGIAITLALYLATLLNIPSPAFAGIAAIFAIQPTIYRSYLSVIEQVQANVIGAAFAILFGLIFGPHPFVIGLTVIIVIAINLRIKIENTIPVSVVTVIAILESPGEDFIEFALIRFGTVLLGVLSAFIVNLIFIPPKYETKLYYRIVDNTEEIIKWIRFNTRQVSEYTELKTDIERLKEKMMKLDQLYLMYKEERAYFKRNIYAKSRKLVLFRQMLVTTNRSLDTLKKLHRLENELHHLPEEFQSILANELDYLVDFHERSLLKFIGKIKPEAPVEFIKEGQFNKQELVDTFMNFKGNCIDQECFYHLLPLIAIIIDYSEQLEHLDTLINSFHSYHKEENELQISEQEEPS comes from the coding sequence ATGAAACTTGGTGCCCGCATTATCAAAACGGGGATTGCCATTACACTGGCTCTGTATTTGGCCACTCTTTTAAACATACCGTCTCCAGCCTTTGCCGGTATCGCCGCGATTTTTGCGATACAGCCTACGATTTATCGCTCTTATCTATCTGTTATCGAGCAGGTTCAGGCAAATGTCATCGGAGCAGCCTTTGCCATTTTATTCGGGCTGATTTTCGGTCCCCATCCGTTTGTTATCGGTTTAACTGTCATTATCGTCATTGCGATTAATTTAAGAATAAAGATTGAAAATACAATTCCGGTTTCAGTCGTAACCGTTATTGCGATTTTGGAAAGTCCCGGCGAAGATTTCATTGAATTTGCCCTGATCCGCTTTGGAACAGTTCTCCTCGGCGTCTTATCAGCATTCATTGTGAATCTGATTTTCATTCCGCCAAAATATGAAACAAAGCTGTATTACAGAATTGTGGATAATACAGAGGAAATTATTAAGTGGATCCGTTTTAACACGAGACAGGTGTCGGAATACACGGAGCTCAAGACAGATATTGAAAGACTGAAAGAAAAAATGATGAAGCTCGATCAGCTTTATCTAATGTACAAGGAAGAACGCGCCTATTTCAAACGCAATATTTATGCAAAATCGCGCAAGCTGGTGCTTTTCAGACAAATGCTGGTGACCACCAACAGGTCGCTTGATACCCTGAAAAAGCTGCACCGCCTGGAAAACGAACTGCATCACCTGCCGGAGGAATTCCAGAGCATTCTCGCAAATGAGCTGGACTATCTCGTTGATTTCCACGAACGAAGTCTGCTGAAATTTATCGGGAAAATCAAGCCCGAGGCACCGGTGGAGTTTATTAAAGAAGGGCAGTTCAACAAACAGGAGCTTGTTGATACCTTTATGAACTTTAAAGGAAACTGCATTGACCAGGAGTGCTTCTACCACCTGCTGCCGCTTATCGCCATCATCATTGATTACAGTGAACAGCTTGAGCATCTTGATACGCTGATCAACAGCTTCCACAGCTATCACAAAGAAGAGAATGAACTTCAAATATCGGAGCAGGAAGAACCAAGTTAA
- a CDS encoding ABC transporter permease produces MVSYTIRRIGLLIPVLIGMTLVVFSIIRAIPGNPAQVILGQRATQEAIEKLTQQLGLDQPWYIQYFDYVGGLLTGNLGQSIRTGAAISKEMTPYLAATMELTIFAMVIAIVVGINAGIISAWFRNSWFDYIAMIIALVGVSMPIFWLGLMEQYVFSIKLGWLPTTGREEIRNPVDSITNLYLLDTLLQGRFDQFVQVLKHILMPGIALATIPMAIIARITRSTMIEAMESDFIRTARAKGLHMFWVVYKHALKNAVIPILTIIGLQTGLLLGGAILTETIFGWPGMGRYIFDAISYRDYPVIQSGILVIAAIFVFINLIVDLLYAAIDPRIKY; encoded by the coding sequence ATGGTTTCATATACAATTAGAAGAATCGGTCTGCTCATACCTGTTCTGATCGGAATGACGCTCGTTGTCTTTTCCATCATCAGAGCCATACCGGGGAACCCGGCACAGGTCATTCTCGGGCAGCGTGCAACACAGGAGGCCATTGAAAAATTAACACAGCAGCTTGGACTCGATCAGCCATGGTACATACAGTATTTTGATTACGTCGGCGGACTTCTGACAGGTAATCTCGGTCAATCCATCCGGACAGGTGCCGCCATAAGTAAAGAGATGACGCCTTATCTTGCCGCTACAATGGAACTGACAATCTTTGCGATGGTCATTGCCATCGTTGTCGGCATTAATGCGGGGATCATCAGCGCTTGGTTCCGCAATTCATGGTTCGATTACATAGCGATGATCATTGCCTTAGTTGGTGTGTCGATGCCGATTTTCTGGCTTGGCCTGATGGAGCAGTACGTCTTCTCGATCAAGCTTGGCTGGCTGCCGACAACAGGAAGGGAGGAAATCAGAAATCCTGTAGACAGCATCACGAATCTGTACCTGCTTGATACCCTTCTGCAGGGAAGGTTTGATCAGTTCGTTCAGGTGCTGAAGCATATTCTGATGCCGGGAATTGCTCTTGCTACAATCCCGATGGCCATTATTGCAAGAATTACAAGATCAACCATGATTGAAGCGATGGAATCTGATTTTATCAGAACAGCCAGAGCGAAAGGCCTTCACATGTTCTGGGTTGTGTACAAGCACGCTTTGAAAAATGCAGTCATTCCAATTTTAACGATTATCGGACTTCAAACAGGACTGCTTCTCGGAGGCGCGATCCTGACAGAAACCATCTTCGGCTGGCCGGGGATGGGCAGGTATATCTTCGATGCCATCAGCTACCGGGATTATCCGGTCATCCAGTCGGGCATCTTAGTCATTGCCGCCATCTTTGTTTTTATCAATCTGATCGTCGATCTCTTGTATGCAGCCATTGATCCGAGGATTAAATACTAG